The stretch of DNA tCTGAACTTGCCACAAAGTTCGTAGTTCGACTCAGTTAGTGGATTTGCAATTAAGAATTTATACATATTAAATAAATCTCCTAATGTAAATACATAATCTAAACAATTGTTATTGAGTTCGCCTGAACTCGTACTCTAGCTCCTCCCCTAACTTATATCAGTACATTCATAGTATATGAAATAACGATATCACTAACTCGACATTATATATATTTGACTTGAAATGTTGGCTTGTTGAGGAAAAAATTAAGTAggagtttggacataaaaattataatttttgaaaaaaaataatagtatttggagttaagttgaaaaataaagtatttgaaatttgaatttatgTTTGGAtatgcatttcacttgaaaaaatattgcgATTTTGTGAGtggagaaaaaaaattaaattttttgaaaaagtgGTCAAAACCACTCtttgatttttgaaaaactcattttcgaaattttttcaaaaacttgcaaAAATTCATGGACAAAcatatttttgaagaaaaaattcGATTTTTTTTTAATGGACAAACGGGTCCTAAGTTTTATTTGCAATTTTTAGCATCATGTGTGCGATTCATGCTTTCCGAGTTGAAAGACCCTTTCATTTCAGAAGTTGATGTTCATCTCCCTGTTTGACGAACACCACTTAAATAATAAATTATAGTTGGTATTCGTCAAACTATAGAGATTATTTTTGGTAAATATCAGAAGTTGATGTTCCTCTCTATGTCGTGACACATTTAGTCCAATAAATGTGCAAATTAAGTGTTTGATAGGACACAGGTTCAGTTAAAGTACTTAAATAAAAAACAATGTGACAATTTTAGCGGAGCTGCCTATATATTTagcttattatttatatatgcctCTAAATTGATTGTGAAATTGAATATCATAATATGTGATTGTATATATTGTGAGTCATATAATTCTTCTAATCATTGAGCAATTATTCATTTTACCACAATCTTATGAGGAGtagtagtttttttctttttcgaaaTAATAGTATCTTAAATCATTACGAAAAAGAAATGGATGAAGAAGAATTAGACCAAGTAATAATAAacattataataattttaaaactattttCATCTCTTAGTTGACAAACTCCTCTCAATTACttttctaaattttttttaaCTCCACTTAATGCACAACTAATGAGACTTTGATGAACTACTACAATAATAATATCATATTCAGTGTATTTTCACGATATGAGGTCTGGGGAATATAGAGTGTATGCGAACCTTACATCTATTTCGAGACGGTAGATAATTTATTTTCGATAGTTCCTCGTTTAAACATTGATGAACTAATAAGGAAAAGGAATTGGTCACTTCCTTTAAGCCGACCTACTATGATTTTGACAAAAATAAAATCCTTAGTTCAAGTATAGGAATACTAGCTACTTGAGTTGTATCCTTGAATGATGTGATATGATGATAACgatttattatttttacttaaTTAAAGGTTTTAAGTTCGAATgttaaatataaaattttcaaaaaaaaaaaaaatttacttttctTAATGACCTTTATGACAAGAAACCAAATTAATCAAACACGTTGTCTTTGGATTCAAATACTTGAAGCAAAAACAAAAAGAACTTAATTTGTTAATTGTAAATAAATTACAGTAATTACAATGacgttaattattttatttttcatattgaATCCTTCTTTCAAAATTGTGTCCACCCTCGAGAAACACAACTCATGCATATCAATTCAAActtttttgatattttattacCATTAGAAGTTTGACACGATCTCGACATAGATGCGGctaaaatttaaagtttatgcGTTCTGAATTTGTCATAAAACCATAGCTCATCTTGGTTATTGAGTTCGTTATTAGATATCAAaatatatttaatataatttctaatacaaatacaatatttaaaaaaaaataactatGTTCGATCGAACCCACACCTAATAAAATAACTTCGCCTCCGCCTCTATGACCTGATATATGTGTTATGGTAGATAACATGTATTAATGAAATAATTAATGCGTGTGCAAACTGATCTGATAATTCTGTTATTAAAAAGAAATTTTTAAAGTCGGAAAAAAAGTAGAAGACGTCAAATCGCGGAATTCCCGAAGATGATAtcgttattattattaattattaattattaataaaGAGAAAAATAGACAAAAAAGTTTGAGTTTTTTGGCCTATTTTACTAATCAAAATTGGGTGGCGCCAAAAAAGAAACCAACTacgtcttttctttttcttcttctcctctcTCCCCAAACCATATTATACGGTTAATTAACGTAACTTCGCCGGGAAATTAACGGCGGCTGTCGTCCGGCGGCGACTTTGATGTTTTGATTATTTAATTACTGGTTAGTTTTGATTTCTCGCATTTGAATTTGTTCTGCGAATATTATATACACGTGATATATATGTATTTGAATTTTGAAATTCGTACGCGATTACGTGTTTTCGCCGGCAAATTAACAGCGGCTGTCGTCCGGCGACTTCGATTAACAGTATAtttttaacttatttttcttttgttttacaaattagaatattttttacaaaaactgcaaattttaaatcaaatttcgGGCTTTTTCTGGATTTTAGTTATATTTTCCGTCTCTGTATTGCTAGGGTTATGAACTATGATCATGTATTAAAAACGAAACTTTTCAATTGGATTAGAACATTTTTAGCTTTGTTTGCCGTGTTTTTCGAATTTCATATTCTAAAAAGGATTCTTCTTTTGTCATATTTTGACAATTTTATtaagatttttaattttataGGGAAAATTGGACTTTTTTGTTTAAATTTGGAATTGCTTTTCTCTGTTTAGCTTCCTTTTTATCTCTGTTTTGCAACGGTTTTGATCAAGTTTTTGTTACCAAAATTTGTTCAactttttgaactttcaaatcatATTTATGATGGCACTGTGTTCCTGATTTATGTAGTTGTTATTGTTCTATTGCCTCTTTTTCATCTTCTTGTGCTTCGAAAACAGCTTCTCTATCCGGGCAAGGGTATTTCATGCTCCTGTGttttaagaaataaaattatTCTATCATTATGTTTGAAAACTTACTGAGTATTGTGTAAAATTCTCTTTCATCACTCTGTTTCTATGTGTAGGCAAAATAATAGTACTGCTACTTACTAATTAGGAGTAATTTGTTTCTAGTTTCTGAACCATCTTTATGGTGACTGTACATGAATAATGCAGATGTCCACAGAATTAGGAACAAAATCTGCCACAGCACATTATTAgatctatttttcttatgatttcaATATATTCTCAATATTTCGTTGGTTTTTGTTCCTAAAATCCACTAAACAAGGGAAATAGTTAACataagaaatatttattttttgaatttctccTTTTATCGATGTAGGCTTGTTTAGTGTAAAAAATAGTGTATATAGATTTTTTACATAGATATGAATAATTTTTTAAGTGCATTTATGATACTGAGAGTTCATGGGTATGGACAAAGATCTTACTTGCACGTGGTCCTCCATTTCCGCCCCCATAACCCTATATATTTATCTATCATTTGCTTgcttaattattttcttattcctTTTATGGAGTATGATTGGGAAACAAACAAGAgttttattataattttatatcatTCTCCTAATTATTTAGTTAAAGCACCGAAATGCAGTTAATCTTGAAAAAGATGATTGAAAGCTTATTTGCTTGTTGATTCAAGCGTGACCTCCTAATTAATGAAGATAGGATCAAATCTCAGGCACGTAGTCAAAAAATAATATTAGTACTTCCTCCGTTCTCCGTGaatacgaagtttaagaaaaaatgtagatttttaaaatttgtggtcctaaacaaatcaaaaagggacctatagtatttgtgtggttataaaagcttctcattaggatagaattgtaagtttaacctaaatttttttcaaatttagaaaattgtaattatttttggaacagaccaaaaagaaaatagatttACGTAAATTGGAACGAATGTAACAGTTGATTTCTTGCATATGCTCAAACGAGTTGTTTGATACTTGTACTTGTGAGAGGCAGTAGGTAGGAGTAAAATTAATTAGGTGCCTACAAGCTAGCTTGAAAGTCACCGCtattataaaaaaataagaaacCCAATTTATTTATTTGTGAGAAATTATCTTGTGTATAGTTACCTTAGGTGTAAGTTTGAGTGTAACTGAATTCCCTTTCATGAAAAGGAGTTGGGTGTGGGAGAGAAGGAACAAGACAGAGGGGCTGTGACTATCTGTGTAATATATCCAGCTTGGCTGACCATGGCACTCCCGTGAGAGGGATAAAAGGTTGTTGTTGGGGCCACAGGGAAAGAGGGGGGTCAAAAAGGAGAAGCAAAATTAGGAATGGGAAGGAAAGAGATACCAAAACAAATTATTATTAAAGGTTATGGTTGAATGCGGAATGGTAAATATTCTTCCATTCTTAAATAGAAATTTCTAGTTTAAGCCATGGTATATAATAGTCACTGATAGGGAGTAATGTTACCTCCAAAAGTGGAATTTTTTGGTATGAATTTGAACTGATCGCTTCCCAAAGCGTGTATTGGACCTCGGgtggaaaagtaaaaaaaagaaggaaaaaaaagtaaATGAGAGAAGCTTTTCTTGTCCTGTGCATCATTATTAGTCCTATTTCTTATCCTACACCCACCCCGTCTCCCACTATACTTCCCCATTTCGAGGGAAGAGGTTAatataacctctttctctttcTTTAACAAGCAtacaatttttaattttttttctctgCCTGCCAATGTACATTCTTGTcttgataatattactgattTGGCATATATTAGCTTAGGGATTCCTCTTTTAATTGAGTTCTTGACATTTGCTTGATCTACCTGGTTTTGGGTATTGATCATTGTGATTATAGAACAAGAATTTGCATTTTATTGGCTGGGATTCTAATATTGATTCTTCTTTAGATCTGGGTGCCTGTAAAGATGTATTCTTTTGAtcatcctttttcttttttcaaatggTTTATTAATTATTCCTTCTTTAATTTTATCTTTAGTATATCTTACTTTTAGCCTCGAATTTTTGTGGCAGATTTACAGCAGAGAAAAGGATCTTACTTTATTGGCATCGGTGTATAATTCATCAGATTAAAGTTGGGTTCTTGAGAGCTGAGCTTTTCAAGAATGGCTTAAGTTGTTATTAATATAAGAAAGGGGATATCATTATATCAATGCTGTCTAATCTTGGACAGTTTGGATGGATGTGTATGAATCAAAGTTAGCATTTCAGAAGCAGAATTCAACAGTGGAGAAGAACAATGGAAACACTCGCAGGCCAAGAACCAGAGAAGTTAGTTCTAGGTACAGGTCACCTACTCCTTCAGCAGCATCCTCTGGCGTTAGACGTTGCTCTTCTCCAAATGTCACAAGAATTGGAACTACTACATCAACAATGTCGTTGCCTAAACGAGCCATATCGGCTGAAAGGAAACGCCCCACCACGCCTTCATCACCTACCCGTACTACATCACGACCATCAACACCTGTACAGGATACATCTGTGGAAGAATTGTTGTCCAGAAAGTTGGGAGGTAATCGGTTGCCAGAATCTTTGTGGCCCTCAACAATGAGGAGTCTCAGTGTTTCGTTTCAATCGGATACCTTTTCTTTACCTGTAAGTAAGAGAGAAAAACCTGCCTCTCATGCTCTATGTGATCGTACTTTGAGGCCATCATCAAATGTAGTGCAGAAACAGGGCGAAACGCCTCCTGCTTCTCGAAAGGCGACACCAGAGAGGAGGAGGAGTCCATTGAAGGGAAAGAATTCTGCTGATCAAGCAGAGAATTCTAGACCAGTTGATAGTTTAAATGCTCGATTAGTTGATCAGCATCGATGGCCCAGTAGAATGGGTGGGAAGGTATCATCTGGTACTATGAACAGAAGTGTTGATCTGAGTGATAAGAGTAGTAAAATTGCGCCAATTAGACGCTCAGTCACGCCTTCCTTGAGGAGATTATCTTTGGATGGTTATACCACACCATTGCAAAAATCTTCCAGCGACTTGCTGTCACTAGTATCATCCGATGATAGAGTAAAAGGTAGAGTTCTGTCAGTAGATGATAGTTCACTTTCAATGCAGAAGTCCACATCTTCGAGTTCATTGGAAAGAACAGTACAAGGGAATCCAGTAGCTAGATCTCAGACTGTTTCAGCTCCTGGATCACGACTTCCGTCACCGAATAAGGCATCTGTTATATCATCCTCTGCATCTAGAGGAGTCAGTCCATCTCGAACAAGATCAGTCCCAAGTACACCATCTAGAGGGCCAAGTCCTTCTCGGATAAGACCATCTAGTCCATCTAGACAACCCAAAACTTCTACTTCTGTCCTCAGCTTTATTGCAGATATTAAAAAGGGGAAGAAGGCAGCTAACCACATAGAAGATGTTCATCAGCTGAGGCTATTGTATAATAGACATCTCCAATGGCGGTATGCTAATGCCAGGTCAGATGCAGCATTGCACGCGCAGAAACTTCAAGCAGAGGTTTGGTTATTTCCCTTGCGAAGCTTCATTGTGTGCCTTTAGACTTATTTCTTTAGTTACCTTAtaatcattaaaaaaaaaatccattGTGCCTCACGGAGTTCTCTTCTTCTAAATTGGTTAATAGTGATCTTATGCATGGAAATGTTCATTTGGTTCCTGAGAAGTACTGCATGACAGGAAAATCTATTAAAAATGACTGCGGTATGGACATTGTTTGGAATATTAATACAGAAGGGGAAAGATTATAATTAATGAACTTTTGATCACAAGAAGCAGGTTAAAACCCGTTTTTTATAATAGTATAGAAAAGCTGGCATTCATTTATCTTACTAATATTGGCTTCTTACTTtctaatttattatttaattatgttTTGTGGGGTTGGGATCATGGACTGATATCTTTGTGGCTTGATGTTCTCTGGGAGCTTTCCGATATCTCCCCATCATATAACCGACTTGGTTGCGTTTTTGCTGATTTAACTGACAGTTTTAATTTCCGCATGTGCAGAAAACATTGTACAATGTCTGGAGGAATACGTCAGATTTATGGGCTTCTGTTATTAAAAAGAGAACTGCACTCCAACAGCTGAAGCTGAAGTTGAAGCTTTTTGCAGTCTTAAATGAACAGGTAATGTATCTTTATAACATATGATTCGAATATCATCTCTGATGTTTTAATCTTTATGTTTTTAGTGTTTTCCAGAAAAATCTGTGGATTGTAGATTTCTAGAACTTCCTTATCATAGGATGATCCAGTTCaaaatgaagatttgagtttAAACCACATCTTTTGTCTTTTCTCGTCTGTGTAAGGGATTTAATATAGGCAATTATTGGCTTGTGGTTGAAGTTTGTAGTGATGGAAAGCAGGACTTTCACTGTGGAATTCCATGAATTTTCCTCTGGCTTAGTTCAAATCATTGAACACTATATGAATGTAGTCTCCTTTTTGTGATGAGTTTCTCCTCATAATTGAACTATTAGGTATGAGTAGGACGCAGTCACTTGTTAGCCAGAAGAATGTACCATTTTTAGGTACTATATGATATCTTCCTGTTATCTGGAACCTAACACCCATAAAATGCTTGAGGTTTTGATATGAATATGTGAATTTAGATATCTTCTGTTCATAATAGTGAAAGCTTTTAAACCTAGAATTTTGAGCTTGATTTTTTCTTGCAGAAACAGTCTCTAGTCAGGTCTTACCTTTAACTGTTCCAGACTTCTTCGTAATTCCTTTCCTTATGCTGATTTGACTTCTCTGTATCTGGATATATTTTGAAAATCAGGGTTCAGAAGAATGGTATGTAACAATATCATTTGGGGAGGGGGGGTGGGGTGGAGTAAGAGGTTTTTGTAGCATAACTGATGTTAAAACTCACGTTCATTTGTTCAGTAGACAATATGATTTCTATTTAGATCTTTACTGTAGATGTGGCGTTATTGTTTAAACTGATTTTGTTTCGGAAATGATTGGTTCAGCTCACCTACCTCGATGAGTGGGCTTCAATTGAAAGGGATCATACCAGTTCAGTATCCCATGCTATACAAGATCTACAGG from Nicotiana tomentosiformis chromosome 11, ASM39032v3, whole genome shotgun sequence encodes:
- the LOC104114145 gene encoding AUGMIN subunit 8; translation: MDVYESKLAFQKQNSTVEKNNGNTRRPRTREVSSRYRSPTPSAASSGVRRCSSPNVTRIGTTTSTMSLPKRAISAERKRPTTPSSPTRTTSRPSTPVQDTSVEELLSRKLGGNRLPESLWPSTMRSLSVSFQSDTFSLPVSKREKPASHALCDRTLRPSSNVVQKQGETPPASRKATPERRRSPLKGKNSADQAENSRPVDSLNARLVDQHRWPSRMGGKVSSGTMNRSVDLSDKSSKIAPIRRSVTPSLRRLSLDGYTTPLQKSSSDLLSLVSSDDRVKGRVLSVDDSSLSMQKSTSSSSLERTVQGNPVARSQTVSAPGSRLPSPNKASVISSSASRGVSPSRTRSVPSTPSRGPSPSRIRPSSPSRQPKTSTSVLSFIADIKKGKKAANHIEDVHQLRLLYNRHLQWRYANARSDAALHAQKLQAEKTLYNVWRNTSDLWASVIKKRTALQQLKLKLKLFAVLNEQLTYLDEWASIERDHTSSVSHAIQDLQACTLRLPIIGRAKGDIESVKEAVCSAVDVMQAMGSSMRFILSRVEGMNCLVSELADVAAQERAMLDECEALLSSTAAMQVEEYSIRSHLIQLKQVWRSDEQLILGN